The Pseudomonas sp. G2-4 genome window below encodes:
- a CDS encoding chalcone isomerase family protein: MIRSFAFRKSLMGCIVGMLALYCAQALSDWRASLPGARLVGQADFTWYGFEVYQARLWSAALRPGLETTFALELDYRRSINKQTLVETSLDEMQRIIGAPLEAGRLDAWRGHMNRAFVDVKPGSRITGVFLPGWGCRFYVNEQLSHVVADPAFAQAFFAIWLDPDTRDKKSRNQLLGVNTSRNTGDKP; this comes from the coding sequence ATGATCAGGTCGTTCGCGTTCAGGAAAAGCCTGATGGGATGCATCGTTGGCATGCTTGCGCTGTATTGCGCTCAGGCTTTGTCCGATTGGCGAGCCTCACTGCCTGGCGCACGCCTGGTTGGGCAGGCCGACTTCACCTGGTACGGGTTCGAGGTGTATCAGGCGCGACTATGGAGCGCAGCATTGCGGCCGGGCCTCGAGACGACGTTCGCCCTGGAGCTCGATTACCGGCGCTCCATCAACAAGCAAACCCTGGTCGAAACCAGTCTTGACGAAATGCAACGCATCATCGGAGCACCTCTGGAGGCCGGGCGCCTGGATGCATGGCGCGGCCACATGAACCGGGCGTTCGTTGACGTGAAGCCGGGAAGTCGCATTACCGGCGTGTTTCTGCCGGGGTGGGGGTGTCGCTTCTATGTGAATGAGCAACTTTCCCACGTTGTTGCGGACCCGGCATTCGCCCAGGCATTTTTTGCCATTTGGCTTGATCCTGATACCAGAGATAAAAAATCAAGAAATCAATTACTTGGGGTTAATACTTCACGTAATACTGGAGACAAGCCATGA
- a CDS encoding DUF6482 family protein — protein sequence MNLQVLTDLAAEGRIHELELLSLQGGFYVLRARLDSGPRTLLDESGKTMQVRSTTHLRELLRAVPRLPCTLVQQVVHDEMCGQPEGVIEPLRIPLFLDEPW from the coding sequence ATGAATCTGCAAGTGCTGACCGACCTGGCCGCCGAAGGTCGTATCCACGAGTTGGAGTTGTTGTCGCTGCAAGGCGGGTTCTACGTGTTGCGCGCCCGTCTGGACAGTGGGCCGCGTACGTTGCTCGATGAGTCGGGCAAGACGATGCAGGTACGCTCCACCACTCATCTGCGAGAGTTGCTGCGAGCCGTGCCGCGCTTGCCGTGCACGCTGGTGCAGCAGGTGGTCCACGATGAAATGTGCGGTCAGCCTGAAGGTGTGATCGAGCCGCTGCGCATACCGCTTTTCCTCGATGAGCCCTGGTAA
- a CDS encoding DUF2878 domain-containing protein → MSRTGLLINVLWLQLGWWGCVLGAKDPRWLLAVVVGLLAHLRLCPEPRAEMHAVMRVGLCGMLLDWGLGVQGLFEFSQTPLPLWLALLWLVFATGLRHSLAWAATPLWRGACVGLVGGPLAYCVGAPLAGVTLPLGVLGTALVLAPLWALWLPLALRLADSH, encoded by the coding sequence ATGAGCCGCACCGGCCTGCTGATCAACGTCCTCTGGCTGCAATTGGGTTGGTGGGGTTGTGTACTGGGTGCGAAGGATCCGCGGTGGCTGCTGGCGGTGGTCGTCGGACTGCTTGCGCACCTGCGGCTGTGCCCCGAGCCCCGGGCCGAGATGCACGCGGTGATGCGCGTCGGCCTCTGCGGCATGCTGCTGGACTGGGGACTGGGTGTGCAGGGATTGTTCGAATTCAGCCAAACCCCGTTGCCGCTCTGGCTGGCCTTGCTCTGGCTGGTTTTTGCCACGGGATTGCGCCATAGCCTGGCCTGGGCAGCCACGCCGCTCTGGCGAGGTGCGTGTGTGGGCCTGGTCGGCGGCCCGCTGGCCTACTGCGTGGGAGCGCCGTTGGCCGGGGTTACGCTGCCCCTTGGCGTGCTGGGCACCGCACTGGTCCTGGCGCCGCTGTGGGCGCTATGGCTGCCGCTGGCATTGCGCTTGGCCGATTCGCACTGA
- a CDS encoding cyclopropane-fatty-acyl-phospholipid synthase family protein, with amino-acid sequence MSDPILSVTKAASFRPFSGGLFKQAVLGQLRRLRQGHLRLTVDGTMSSFGDPGSPLVADVEILDDAVWGMVAGNGSIGAGEAYIQGHWRSHDLTAVTRLFVANLEVLDAMDSGLARFSRPLLRGLHWLNRNNRRGSRRNIMAHYDLGNALFERLLDPTMMYSAAMFENPEQSLEEAQLNKLERICRKLDLRPGDHLLEIGTGWGSLAIHAAGHYGCKVTTTTLSDEQYAHTCRRVEALGLQQRISVLRQDYRDLQGRYDKLVSIEMIEAVGHRYLPQYFRRCAALLKDDGLMLLQSITIRDQRYDQARRSVDFIQRHVFPGGALPSLSRLLTIASTQTPLNLLHLEDFGAHYARTLRHWHENFRQSRQVLLELGYDETFQRLWEFYLCYCEGGFQERAIGVAQLLFAAPGARQSPWLGQQAPE; translated from the coding sequence ATGTCTGACCCGATCCTGAGCGTAACCAAGGCCGCCAGCTTCCGCCCGTTCAGCGGCGGCCTTTTCAAGCAGGCCGTGCTCGGCCAGTTGCGTCGTCTGCGCCAGGGCCACCTGCGCCTGACGGTGGATGGAACAATGTCGAGCTTCGGTGACCCGGGCAGCCCGCTGGTGGCAGACGTCGAGATCCTCGACGACGCCGTCTGGGGCATGGTCGCGGGTAACGGTTCCATCGGCGCTGGCGAGGCTTATATCCAGGGCCATTGGCGCAGCCACGACCTGACGGCCGTCACGCGCCTGTTCGTTGCCAACCTGGAGGTGCTCGACGCCATGGACAGCGGCCTGGCCCGCTTCAGCCGCCCGCTGCTGCGGGGGCTGCACTGGCTTAACCGCAACAATCGGCGTGGCTCGCGGCGCAACATCATGGCCCACTACGACCTGGGCAACGCGCTGTTCGAGCGCTTGCTCGACCCCACCATGATGTATTCAGCCGCGATGTTCGAAAATCCTGAGCAAAGCCTGGAAGAAGCCCAACTCAACAAGCTCGAACGCATCTGCCGCAAGCTTGACCTGCGCCCCGGCGATCACCTGCTGGAGATCGGCACCGGTTGGGGCAGCCTGGCGATCCATGCGGCCGGCCACTATGGGTGCAAGGTCACGACCACCACCTTGTCCGACGAGCAATACGCTCACACCTGTCGGCGTGTCGAGGCCCTGGGCCTGCAACAGCGCATCAGCGTGCTGCGCCAGGACTACCGCGACCTGCAAGGCCGCTATGACAAGCTGGTGTCCATCGAGATGATCGAAGCCGTCGGCCATCGCTACCTGCCGCAATACTTCCGTCGCTGCGCCGCGCTGCTCAAGGATGACGGCCTGATGCTGCTGCAATCGATCACCATCCGCGACCAGCGCTACGACCAGGCCCGGCGCTCGGTGGACTTCATCCAGCGTCATGTTTTTCCAGGCGGCGCGCTGCCATCACTGTCCAGGCTGTTGACCATCGCCAGCACCCAGACGCCGCTCAATCTGCTGCACCTGGAGGACTTCGGCGCGCACTACGCCCGTACGCTGCGGCACTGGCACGAGAACTTCAGGCAGTCACGCCAAGTGTTGCTGGAGCTGGGCTATGACGAAACCTTCCAGCGCCTCTGGGAGTTCTACCTGTGTTACTGCGAGGGGGGATTCCAGGAGCGTGCCATTGGCGTCGCTCAGTTGCTGTTTGCCGCCCCCGGCGCTCGCCAATCGCCCTGGTTGGGACAACAGGCGCCGGAATGA
- a CDS encoding DUF1365 domain-containing protein, producing the protein MNSSLCRGWVDHRRHTPRIHAFRYPIGMLYLDLAEQEQVLGLSRLLRPWPLAPLCWRERDYLPARTQLGVPLADAVREILAQALGAAPQGAIHLLTQPRSWGLSFNPVSFYFCHEADGRLAAILCEVRNTPWRERYHYVLPVCPGEPQAFRVAKAFHVSPFLPRDMDYRMRFLILDSSIRVHMENWLDGRKVFEAGLVLERQALDAGSLRRHILAFPWMSLRTVSAIYWQALRLILKRTPLHDHQASQGSLSVGETAHKDSDHV; encoded by the coding sequence TTGAACAGCAGCCTGTGTCGCGGCTGGGTCGATCACCGACGCCATACGCCGCGGATCCACGCGTTCCGTTATCCGATCGGCATGCTGTACCTGGACCTGGCCGAACAGGAACAGGTACTGGGACTTTCCCGCCTGCTGCGGCCGTGGCCCCTGGCACCGCTGTGCTGGCGCGAGCGCGATTACCTGCCAGCTCGCACCCAACTCGGTGTTCCCTTGGCCGACGCGGTGCGCGAAATCCTCGCTCAAGCCTTGGGCGCAGCCCCCCAAGGCGCGATCCACCTGCTGACCCAGCCGCGCAGTTGGGGCCTGTCGTTCAACCCAGTGAGTTTCTATTTTTGCCATGAAGCCGACGGGCGCCTGGCGGCAATCCTCTGCGAAGTGCGTAACACCCCATGGCGCGAGCGATACCACTATGTGCTGCCGGTTTGCCCCGGGGAGCCCCAGGCGTTTCGGGTGGCCAAGGCTTTCCATGTGTCACCGTTCCTGCCCAGGGACATGGACTACCGCATGCGTTTCCTGATCCTGGATTCCAGCATTCGCGTGCACATGGAGAACTGGCTCGACGGCCGGAAGGTGTTCGAGGCCGGGCTTGTCCTTGAGCGCCAGGCCCTCGATGCCGGGTCGTTGCGCCGCCACATCCTGGCCTTCCCCTGGATGAGCCTGCGCACCGTCAGCGCCATTTACTGGCAGGCCCTGCGCCTGATCTTGAAACGCACTCCCCTGCACGACCACCAGGCCAGCCAAGGCAGCCTGAGCGTCGGCGAAACTGCCCACAAGGACTCTGACCATGTCTGA